The nucleotide sequence CATTGAGGAAGCCCCACTCCCCCTCCCGCTTCAGGATGCCCTCGAGCCAGGTGAAGTTGGCGTCCAGCGTGAGGCCCGCGAGGGGGCGCGCGCCGAGCGTGGCCTCGAGCCCATACACGCGCTCGGGGGCGCGCACCGGCTCGACGCCGAGGCCGCCGGAGGAGGTGCCGAGCTCCGAGCTGTTGATGAACGCGCTGAGCGAGCCGTGGACCACCTCGAAGTCCGTGCGCAGGCCGGCCTCCGCCATGTTCACCTTCTGCGGCGCGGTGTTCAGCGTGGCCACCGCGGCCCCCGGCCGGTTGGCGTTGCGCAGGATGAGGCCCACGTCCGGCAGCGAGTAGCCCTGCGAGAAGTTGGCATAGACGCTCAGGGTCCGCAGGGGCTTCACCACCAGCCCCGCGTTGAACACCGTCGAGCGGAAGCGCAGGCGCGCGCCCTCCACCGGGTTGTCGATGAGCGTCACGTAGTCGTCCACCGAAAGCCAGATGCGCTCGTGGCGCAGCCCGGCGCGCAGCGTGAGCCACTCGCTCGCCGCCCACTCCAGCTGCCCGAAGGCCGCCACGGTGCCGAAGTCCATCGGCGGCACCCAGTCGCGCTCCCCCACGGGGACGAACGCGAGCCCGCCGCTCTCGTCGAAGCGCTGCGCGTCCATCAGCGTCACCGGCTGCGCGGTGCGCTCCCGGGCCGCGTCCAGGCCCCAGAGCGCGTTGAGGTCCTTGAGGATGGGCGTGCCGATCTCCAGGCGCCCACCGCCCTTCTGCGTCTCCAGCCGCGACTGAGTGATGGCCCGGTAGGTGGCGACGGTGCGCCCGTCGGACGGGAAGAAGTTAGTCTTGAAGTTCCGGTAGTAGAGCTGCCCGCGCACCGTGCTGCCGAGCACCGCGTCGTGGTCGTAGGTGAGCGAGAGCGTGGTGTTGCGCGTGGCCTCGGGCTGGGAGATCTCGAGCCCCTCGAGCACGCGCGACTTGGAGCCGAAGATCGGCAGTTCGTTGACGCCCGGGTCCGTGGTGAAGCGCGTGTCCTGCTCGCCCTGGAAGTGCGCGGCCGTCAGCTTCAGCCGCTGTTCTTGCGTGAGCGTCCAGGTGAGGGCGCCGGACAGGTCGTAGCGCAGCGACTCGGCGAGCCCGCCCTGGCCGTACGGGTTGGGAGGGATGCGGTCTCCTTCCGCGTCGTACTGGGCGGAGGTGCGCTCGAGCGCGCCGGTGAGCGAGAAGCCCAGCGGGCCCACCGCCCCGTCCGCCGTCTGGGCGAGGCGCCCGCCCAGGCCGCCGAGCGGCTTCACCGCGGCGGTGGTGGCCTCCAGGGTGGTGGAGAAGCGGGGCTGCCCGGTCCCAGGCCGGCGGGTGATGATGTTGATGATGCCGCCGGAGGCGCCCTCGCCGTAGATGGCCGTGGTGCCGCGGACCACCTCGACGCGCTCGATGGCCTCGGGGGACAGGGTGTTCAGGTCGCGCGACACGTTGCGCACGGCGCTCTGCGGGACGCCGTCGATGAGCACCAGCACGTTGCGGCCGCGCAGCGTCTGCCCGTAGGTGGACGGGGACTGGTTGCCCAGCGCGAGCCCCGGGACGAGCTTGCCAAGCGCGTCCGCGAGGTTCTGGCCGCTCGCCTTGTACTGGGCCTGAAGCTGCTCGCCTTCGACCACGGTGACCGCTCCGGGCACGTTGGAGATGGCCTCGGGACGGCGCGTGGCGGTCACCACGATCTCCTCCGTGAACTCCGCCTCGCTCAGCCGCTCCTCCTCAGGGACCTCCTCCATCATGAGGGCCGGCGCCTCCTGCTGGGCGAAGGCCGTGGGGGCGAGGCCCAGGCCGAGCGTGAGGAGCCAGGCGGGGATGGGATGCGGGCGGCGGGGCTTCATCGGAGGTTCCTTTTCGAGTGCGAGCGGTGCCGGTGCACGGGGAGTGTGAGCACGCCGCGTCTTATTTGATATCGATTCTCAAAGTCAAAGTTGTTTCTCTCATTCCCCGCCCGCGTACCCGGCCGTCCAACCGCCATCCGCACCCCGAGCGTTGGAGCCGCGACACGCTTCACGCGACAGAAGGTGTTCACCGCCTCGGTGTCATCAACTAATTAGTGCCCTCGCGCGAGGGCATGAGCGCGGCCCGCCAGGCTGTTGGCCGCGGCAGCGCGGGTCCTGGCGCGCCAGAGGAAGAAGCCGGTGAAGAAGAGGCCCGCGGGGAAGAGGCCCGTGAGCACCGCGAGCAGCCGCGTGGCCAGGCCTCCCAGCGAGCCGATGTGCAGCGGGAAGCGCAGGGTCATCAACCGCGCGGCCAGTGGCGCCTCCAGTGCGTTCTCCGCGCGCAGCACCGCACCGGTGTGGCAGTCCACGTGCACGACGCTCATCCCATTGGGGTGCGGCTCCTCTGGGAAGCGCTTGCGCACCCGCAGGGGCGCTCCGGGTGAGGCGGGCAGGTCGACGCGGGTGGTGCGCGCGCCGGGGAGGGCCTGGTCGGCCGTGGCCAGCAGCGCGTCCAGGGGCAACGGCTCGCCCGTCGCGGGTCCGGGCTTCGGAGGCGCGCTCCTCGGAGCCGCGCCGGTGACGAACTGGAGCGTGCGCTCGAAGGGTGCGGGGAAGACGAGCGCGGCCCCGGTGAGCCCGGACACCAGGAGGAAGATGAGTGAGAGCAGCCCGCCGAGCTTGTGGAGGTCGTAGTTCGCCCGCCGCCAGCGCAGCGGCCGGCGCAGGGCAAGGCCCTGGGCCAGCTTGCGGCGGCCCGGCCACCAGAGGACGAGCCCGCTGAGGCACAGGGCGATGAGCGCGAAGCCGGCGGTGCCCACCACCGCATGGCCCAGCTCGTCGGCGAAGAGCCTCACGTGCAGCTCTCGCACGGTGCCCACCAGGCTCTGCCCGGGCGTGCGCGCGCCGAGCACGGCGCCGGAGTACGGGTCCACGTACACCTTGAGGGCGCCGTGGGGCTTCATCCAGAGCTCGAGCGCGGCATCCGGCTGCTCGGGAATCCGGAGCTGGCGCGGCGGCGTGCCACCCTGGTGCTCCGTCACCACCTCCACCACCCGTGCGAGCGGCACCCGCTCGCCCGTGGGCTCCACCCGCCGCACCTCGGGCTGCAGGTGCCGATCCAGCTCCTCCCCGAAAACGAGCACGGCCCCGGTGAGTCCCGTCACCGCCAGCAGCGCGCCTACGGTGAGGCCCGCGTACAGGTGCACCTGGAAGAGGAGCCGACGAAACGTCATCAGATGGACGGAGTGATGTTGAGAATCATTATCAAAATTGAAAAATACCCGCCATTCCGGGAGCTGTCAAGCACGCGTGGACGTGCGAGGGCGCGTGAGGGCGCCATCAGGCGTGCTCGGGCAGGCCCAGCTTCCGCAGGAGCGCCACACGCTCGTGGCCCTTCAAGATGGGGCAGGTGTAGCAATGGAGCAGGCCCGGCAGCTTGTAGCGCTGGCAGCACGTCTCCCGGACCCGAACGACAGACGCACGGCCGAATCCGCTCAGGTCCTCATAGCGGACCGACTGGTGAAGCGGGTTCGGCCCGGGCATGAGCGGGCTGTCCGGTTGCTCCAGGAGGACTCGCCGGTCTTCCTCGACTGCCGCCACAACGTCGGGGCGGGCCCTCAGTCCGTCATAGACATCCGCGCACAGATTGCCGGCGTTGCCCCACAAGATTCTCTTCGGCAAGCCCGTCACGCGATGCACCTGTTCGACGATGGGCGCCAGGTGGTTGGCGAAGAGGCTCGACAGCACCCGCCCGTGAAGCACATCCAAGCCGACGCGGGGCGCTGAGATGTCGAGCTTCAGCCGCGGTGGATGGACCACGATGCCCGCGAGGGAGTGCAGGACAGCGGCCCTGGGCAGGCCCTCCTCGGAGAGGCTCATGCTCACGTTCGAAATAGAGCCGTCCAGCCCTACCCCGGCGAGCGTCATGGCCGCCAGGAACCCCGACAACAGCGCCGCGTTGTAGTGCTTGTGCCAGAGCGAGGCGGCCGCCCACAGCTCGCCCGTCTGGAGCGTCTCCATCAGCCGCCGCACCGCGGCCAACAGGTGCTCGTCCTCGAGGTACACCGAGGCTCGCGCCATGTCCCGGCCATGCAGGTGCTCCCCCAGGAGCAGGCGGTGCTCATGGGGCGCCAGGAGAGGAAGGATTCGCTCCATCGCGGTGAGCGTCATCGACACGTGCCTACTCGAGGTAGAGATGCCCCGGGTGGGGCAGGCTGCTGAAGTCATGCGCGGAGATGACCCAGCCATAGGCGCCGGCATAGGGGAAGGCGAGCACATCCCCTACCCGCACCCGTGGCAGCATCACATCCTGCGCCAGGACGTCCTTGGGACTGTCCATCTTCCCGACGATTGTCACGGGACGGTTGACGCATTCCGGCCGCTCGAAGGGGTAGGCCCACCGCTCTACCGGAAGGAGCTCGACGGGGTGGCTGTGCTTCCATGCGCCGGGCAACAGGAAGTGATGGAGTCCGCCGGCGATGACTGCAAACGCCTTACCTCGAATCTCCCGGACGTCGAGCACCTCCGCCGCATAATACCCGCAGGACGCCACGGAGTACCGGCCACACTCGAACAGGACCGAGACGCTTTCGGAGGGAAGCGGCTCGAGCCGGGCGGGCAGCCTGGCGGCAAAGGCAGGCATGTCGAACTGAGCCTGCAAGTCGCCGTAGTTCACGCCGATGCCGCCGCCCATGTTCACGCAGTCGACCGCCAGGTGAAACTCCTCGGACCACTGCCGCACCCTGCGGGCGTAGTGCTCGACCATGCCCAGGTGCTCCTCCACATCGAGGTTGTTCGACAGCGAGTGAAAGTGAAACCCGCGCAGCCGGAGATGTGGCGACGCCTGCGCCTGCAGGATGGCCGCGGGTACATCCACCTCATCGATGCCAAACTGAGTCGGCCTGCCAGCCATCTGGAGGGTGCCCACCGGGAGCGGCCCCCGCAGGTTCACCCGCAAGAGGAGCTCCATGACTGCCCCATGGCTCGCGGCGATGCGCTCGACCCGCCGCAGCTCGTTCAGGCTCTCGACGTGCAGGAGGCTGACCCGGTGGTGAATTGCACCTACAAGCTCCTCGTCGGTCTTCCCCGGGCCGCCAAAGAGGATGGGACTGGTCGCCGTGACAGCCCGCACCTTGCGCACCTCCCCCAACGATGCAACCTCGAAGCCGTGAACGATGGGGGCAAGAGCCCGCAGCAACGCCGCATCCGAGTTCGCCTTGATTGCATAGAAGTAGCGGCACCTGGGGGGCAGCAGGGCGATGGTGCGGGAGACGTGCTCCTTCAAGTGCTTCAAGTCGTACAGGAACGCGCAGAACGGGCGCGCCCCGTCCCGCTGCAGGTGTTCGTCAATCCTTGCCTTGATTCGCTCCACTACCGTGCTCCCGTGCGGAAGGCGGCGAGTGGATTCCTCACCAGGTGGACTCCCGTGCCGGCTTCGGCGAACAGCCTGCGGCCCGTCAGTTGCTCGATGGCAACCCGCTCCGAGAAGAGGTCGAAGGCGGTGAAGCGCTCGGCCTCGTGCGGGAAGCGTCTCTGGTAGCCGTGAATCACGTCCGCCGCCATCGCCCAGAAGCGCTCCTCTGGCAGGCCGTAGCGCTCCAGCAGGAAGAGGGAAAGCTCGCCAAGGTTGATGAAGAAGAACGCGTCCTGGAAGAAGTCCTTCACCTCGGACGGGTCGTCCCTCTCGAGGAAGGAGTTCCGGTTCACGCGCGGATGGTTGGCGGGCGGGCCCTGCGTCTTCGGGCCAGGGTCTCCTGTCCGCAGGAAGGGCCGCGCGAACCGGATGCCGTCATGGAAGTCCTTGAGCGCGAGGCGCGCCGGCCTGCCCGCCCTGTGTATCAACACCATGTTCTGCGCGTGCGCCTCCATGGCCACGCCATGGGCATACAACAGGCGGATGAGCGGGAGGATGGCGACCTCCAGGAGCTCGCGCGTCCAGGCCTCCACCCCCTGCTCCCGAATCCACCTGTCAATCAGGGGGCGCCCATCCGTGGCGACGTGGCAGAGCGCGTTGAAGGGGACAGCCGCTTCGCCCGGGCGCAGGTGGGGATGGAGGCTCTCCCTCCAGATGGTCCCCAGCGTCCCGTACACCCTGGGCTCCAGGATGCCGGGAAGCCCCTGGTGATGGTAGGTGACTCCGACGACCTCCCGGAGGAGCGTCAGGCCCAGCTCTTCGCACAAGAACGAATCTCGCTCCCGGAGGCCCCCGAGCCAGGCTGAGATGGCAGGGGCATTCAGGATGGTGTGCTGAGACAGGATTCGGCTCGTCGAAGTGTTGGCGATGCTCAGCGGCAGCTTCACGTATGCCTTCTCGGGCCTGGTAGCATTGGCCAGGGTCCGGATGGACTGCTGCGGACGGTACTCATCCTCCCCTTCGCCGAGATAGATGAGCCGGCCCGCGCCAAGCTGCTCCACGAAGCCGCCCGACACGATTTCGCGCCACTGCCAGGGATGAACGGGGACGAGTGTGTACTCTCCCAGGGTGCTCCCCCGGAGCGCTACCGTGTCGGCGAAGCGCGCAAGGGTCGCCGCGCCAAGCTCCTGCCGCACGAAGGCCTGCAGCTCCAGGCCCGGGACGACCGCCGTCCTGGCCTCTTCCTGTCGTATGGCGAGCCAGACGAGCCGGAGCCTTGGCTTGAACTCCGGCCCGAAGGCCTGGTTGTCCACCAGGTCGAAGCCGACCCGCGACTTGTAGCACGGGTGGTATGGATGACCATCCATGACATCGCCCTCGAGCTCGTCGTAGCTCGACTCCCGCAGCGGCGGCTGCTGGAACCGGACGTCCTGGGCAAGGGTGTCCTTGAGCAGGGTTTGATGGAGCTCCTCGATGAAGGCAGCGAGCTTCTGTGAATCCGCCTTCAGCAGGTGTGAGACCTCCAGGAGGAAGGTGGACAGGGAGGTAGCCTCCGCCCCGTCACGCTGCACCGGCTGCGCGGTGAGCCGGACCCGGTCGAAGCCAAACGCGCGCCTCCCCTGGCAGGTGTAGCGGACCTCCTGATGGTGCGCATCACGCCCGCTCAGGGAGAACTCCAGCAGCCCGTCCTGGAGCGCGCGCACCTGGGGCTCGACAATCCCTTCGTAGACCAGCGACTCCACGAGCTGGCGGAAGATCCGCCGCCGCACCGCGGCCTGCTGTGGAGACTGAAACACCCGACCGACGCCATCATTCACGACTGGACCGTTCCTTCCCGCGCGACAGTGTCCGATGATTTCTGGGGCCCCCACACCGCGGCGGCCCCGGCCACGAAGCAGGCCGACATGGTGACGAAAATCCACGCCGGGCTGAGGCTCCGGGCGAGGAAGGCGCTCACGAGCGAGCCGCCGATCTGCCCCACCACCAGGAGGCTGTTCGCGGCACCGATGTGAGCGCCGCGCTGCGACTCGGGCGCCGCCTGCGAGACGATGAGGAGGGCCGAGGGCAGCAGGGCGCTGAAGCCAAACCCTTGCAAGGCACGCCAGGGAAGGAGCCACTCGAGGCCCAGCGGCAGGGCCTGGAGCGCGACGCCAGTCCCACAGAGCAACGAGGCGATGATGAAGTTCCGCTCCACCGAGGCGGTGTCGTTTCTCCTCCCCCACCAGGGTGCCCCGAACAGGGCGGCGGCCCACGTGACTGCCTGCATGACGCCCACCCAGGTGGCCGTAGGGGTGTGCAGTGGTGAGAGCTCCGTGACTCGTGCGGCGAGGATGGCCACCAGCCCGTAGACGCCCAGGTTGGCGCAAGTGCCGGCCAGCAGGAACCGCCGGACGCGGCGCTCTCCCAGGAGCTGGCCAAACGTGCCCCAGATGCCGGCCCGAGCGACGCTCGCCACCGGGCGAGCTCCATTCAGCAAGCCCACCGCGGCCACCGCCGAGAGCGCGAGGAGTCCTCCCAGGAGGACCAACAGGTGGCGAAAGCTCCACCAGTCCATGAGCACCCCACCGATGACGGGGCCCAATAGCGAGCCGGCCGCGACGGCGCTCTCGAGCCTTCCGAGCACCTGCCCCCGGCGCTCGGCCGAGGCCTGCGCGCAGGCCAGGGCCGTGCCCGCGCTGACCACTCCGCCGAACGCCCCCTGGAGGAGGCGGAGAAGGAGGAACTGGAACGGAGTCTCGGCATACCCCATGAGGATGAGCGTCAGCGCAAGCCCCGCGAGCGCCCGGACCACCATCCACTTCTGGCCCAAACGGTCACCCAGCCTGCCCCAGAGCGGAGCAGTCACGGCATAGGAGACCGCGGGGGCTGCCAGCGCGAAGCCGCTCCACGTCAGGGCCGATGTCTGACTTGTGGCTCCGAGCTCGCGAAGAAAGAACGGCAACAGGGGGGCAATGACGCACAGGCTGGTGACGGAGAGAAAGTGGCTGCCCCAGAGCACCCGGAGGTTGCGCTCCCGTTCATCGAGTTGCATCAGGGTGCCATCCACCTGAAGGGGTTGCCCGTCTTTCCCCACCCGGACGGCATGCTGCTCCCCGCAGGACCGGAACGGCCGAGCAACGGCGCCAGCACCATCTTGACGGGCCACTCCGGGTCCTGGAACAGCGCCTTCTCCACTACGGCTCGCGCACCGACGGAGAAGCCGGCGCTGTCCACCGCCTGGGACAGACTGCTCCCGAGCACGCGGAAGAACTCCGCCTCATGGATGGCGTAGCTCCGGG is from Pyxidicoccus xibeiensis and encodes:
- a CDS encoding type III PLP-dependent enzyme gives rise to the protein MERIKARIDEHLQRDGARPFCAFLYDLKHLKEHVSRTIALLPPRCRYFYAIKANSDAALLRALAPIVHGFEVASLGEVRKVRAVTATSPILFGGPGKTDEELVGAIHHRVSLLHVESLNELRRVERIAASHGAVMELLLRVNLRGPLPVGTLQMAGRPTQFGIDEVDVPAAILQAQASPHLRLRGFHFHSLSNNLDVEEHLGMVEHYARRVRQWSEEFHLAVDCVNMGGGIGVNYGDLQAQFDMPAFAARLPARLEPLPSESVSVLFECGRYSVASCGYYAAEVLDVREIRGKAFAVIAGGLHHFLLPGAWKHSHPVELLPVERWAYPFERPECVNRPVTIVGKMDSPKDVLAQDVMLPRVRVGDVLAFPYAGAYGWVISAHDFSSLPHPGHLYLE
- a CDS encoding IucA/IucC family protein, producing the protein MFQSPQQAAVRRRIFRQLVESLVYEGIVEPQVRALQDGLLEFSLSGRDAHHQEVRYTCQGRRAFGFDRVRLTAQPVQRDGAEATSLSTFLLEVSHLLKADSQKLAAFIEELHQTLLKDTLAQDVRFQQPPLRESSYDELEGDVMDGHPYHPCYKSRVGFDLVDNQAFGPEFKPRLRLVWLAIRQEEARTAVVPGLELQAFVRQELGAATLARFADTVALRGSTLGEYTLVPVHPWQWREIVSGGFVEQLGAGRLIYLGEGEDEYRPQQSIRTLANATRPEKAYVKLPLSIANTSTSRILSQHTILNAPAISAWLGGLRERDSFLCEELGLTLLREVVGVTYHHQGLPGILEPRVYGTLGTIWRESLHPHLRPGEAAVPFNALCHVATDGRPLIDRWIREQGVEAWTRELLEVAILPLIRLLYAHGVAMEAHAQNMVLIHRAGRPARLALKDFHDGIRFARPFLRTGDPGPKTQGPPANHPRVNRNSFLERDDPSEVKDFFQDAFFFINLGELSLFLLERYGLPEERFWAMAADVIHGYQRRFPHEAERFTAFDLFSERVAIEQLTGRRLFAEAGTGVHLVRNPLAAFRTGAR
- a CDS encoding TonB-dependent receptor, with the translated sequence MKPRRPHPIPAWLLTLGLGLAPTAFAQQEAPALMMEEVPEEERLSEAEFTEEIVVTATRRPEAISNVPGAVTVVEGEQLQAQYKASGQNLADALGKLVPGLALGNQSPSTYGQTLRGRNVLVLIDGVPQSAVRNVSRDLNTLSPEAIERVEVVRGTTAIYGEGASGGIINIITRRPGTGQPRFSTTLEATTAAVKPLGGLGGRLAQTADGAVGPLGFSLTGALERTSAQYDAEGDRIPPNPYGQGGLAESLRYDLSGALTWTLTQEQRLKLTAAHFQGEQDTRFTTDPGVNELPIFGSKSRVLEGLEISQPEATRNTTLSLTYDHDAVLGSTVRGQLYYRNFKTNFFPSDGRTVATYRAITQSRLETQKGGGRLEIGTPILKDLNALWGLDAARERTAQPVTLMDAQRFDESGGLAFVPVGERDWVPPMDFGTVAAFGQLEWAASEWLTLRAGLRHERIWLSVDDYVTLIDNPVEGARLRFRSTVFNAGLVVKPLRTLSVYANFSQGYSLPDVGLILRNANRPGAAVATLNTAPQKVNMAEAGLRTDFEVVHGSLSAFINSSELGTSSGGLGVEPVRAPERVYGLEATLGARPLAGLTLDANFTWLEGILKREGEWGFLNGYRIPPSQLTLVAAHQTLPTWRNSVVLAVSGSRNRFKAKTAAGTAGFGELPVETYATVDLASSLEVGKGTATLAVSNLFNQQYYPRVSQMLYSLRNDSYAAARGAVVSMSYTLRY
- a CDS encoding PepSY-associated TM helix domain-containing protein, which codes for MTFRRLLFQVHLYAGLTVGALLAVTGLTGAVLVFGEELDRHLQPEVRRVEPTGERVPLARVVEVVTEHQGGTPPRQLRIPEQPDAALELWMKPHGALKVYVDPYSGAVLGARTPGQSLVGTVRELHVRLFADELGHAVVGTAGFALIALCLSGLVLWWPGRRKLAQGLALRRPLRWRRANYDLHKLGGLLSLIFLLVSGLTGAALVFPAPFERTLQFVTGAAPRSAPPKPGPATGEPLPLDALLATADQALPGARTTRVDLPASPGAPLRVRKRFPEEPHPNGMSVVHVDCHTGAVLRAENALEAPLAARLMTLRFPLHIGSLGGLATRLLAVLTGLFPAGLFFTGFFLWRARTRAAAANSLAGRAHALARGH
- a CDS encoding MFS transporter; translation: MQLDERERNLRVLWGSHFLSVTSLCVIAPLLPFFLRELGATSQTSALTWSGFALAAPAVSYAVTAPLWGRLGDRLGQKWMVVRALAGLALTLILMGYAETPFQFLLLRLLQGAFGGVVSAGTALACAQASAERRGQVLGRLESAVAAGSLLGPVIGGVLMDWWSFRHLLVLLGGLLALSAVAAVGLLNGARPVASVARAGIWGTFGQLLGERRVRRFLLAGTCANLGVYGLVAILAARVTELSPLHTPTATWVGVMQAVTWAAALFGAPWWGRRNDTASVERNFIIASLLCGTGVALQALPLGLEWLLPWRALQGFGFSALLPSALLIVSQAAPESQRGAHIGAANSLLVVGQIGGSLVSAFLARSLSPAWIFVTMSACFVAGAAAVWGPQKSSDTVAREGTVQS
- the fhuF gene encoding siderophore-iron reductase FhuF → MTLTAMERILPLLAPHEHRLLLGEHLHGRDMARASVYLEDEHLLAAVRRLMETLQTGELWAAASLWHKHYNAALLSGFLAAMTLAGVGLDGSISNVSMSLSEEGLPRAAVLHSLAGIVVHPPRLKLDISAPRVGLDVLHGRVLSSLFANHLAPIVEQVHRVTGLPKRILWGNAGNLCADVYDGLRARPDVVAAVEEDRRVLLEQPDSPLMPGPNPLHQSVRYEDLSGFGRASVVRVRETCCQRYKLPGLLHCYTCPILKGHERVALLRKLGLPEHA